The window ACATCATCGAAAGGTGGTGGAGTCTTACAATGGGAGTTGGTAGTGTTGATAGTTTATGGTGTTGTTACCTTTGTTTTACTACTACGTTTTTTGTGGCAGTTGTTTTCTATTATATTGCTAAAGAACAATAGTCAAACTGCGTATATACATGGTACAGAGGTTTATCTGTTAACCGATGACGAAGGTCCTTTCTCTTTCTTTAATTGGATATTTATCAATCCAGAGAGGCACAAGAGCGATGAGATAGAGGAGATTATGATGCATGAATTAACACATTGCCAGCAACTTCATTCAATAGACATAATCTTTGCAGAACTATTTTGTGTAGTCTTTTGGTTTAATCCTTTCGTCTGGTTGCTCAAGCGTGAAGTGCGATTAAATCTTGAGTATCTTGCTGATAATAGCGTACTTGCTAATGGTAAGGATAATAAAGAGTATCAGTATCATTTGCTTGGACTAACATATAGGAAGAATGTAGCTACAATAACAAATAATTTTAATGTTTTACCTATTAAAAAACGAATCAAAATGATGAACAAAAAAGAAACAAAAGGAATCCTTAAAGCAAAGTATATGCTTTATATTCCATTGGTAGCAATGCTATTAGCGGTAAGTAATATCGAAACTATTGCACGTAATGTAGCAAAGGTTACGGCAAGTGTTGAGATACAGCAGAAACCAAAGAAAGCGCCTAATCAAGTATATACAGTTGCAGAAGTCATGCCTACATTTAAAGGTAATTTAAATAAATGGCTATCAGAGAATCTTCGTTATCCGAAAGATGCAGTAAGTAGAAAAGAGCAAGGACGTGTTATGGTACGTTTTATCGTAACAGACAAGGGTGAGGTTATTCAGCCAGAGATTGTTCGTTCTGTTAGTCCTTCTCTTGATAAGGAAGCCCTTCGTGTTGTGTCAAAGATGCCAGCGTGGACCCCCGGTAGAAATGGTAATAAGAATGTTGCTACAAAGTATATGTTACCTATTATTTTCTCCTTAGGTTCGAAGTAGAATGTATATAGGTGTAAAGTATAGTATTCTTTGATGGTTTATATTGCTGGGATGCACAATATTTTGTGTGTTCCAGTTTTTTTCTGGTTCTTTACTTAAATGTGTGGATGGTTACCCATGCTTGCTTCTAACAATAAGTTTGTTCCACATCGACAATAGATTGCATGGTATTTAGTACTTCGCACCATTGGTGTTTACCATCAGCACCACATGTGCGGGGCATCAGCACGCTATGTGCGGAGCACCAGTACGACTGCTAAAGCTTGTAAGTTACGTGCTATTATGTTCATTATAATGAATATAGAATGATGCTAATTGCTAACCATTAGAAAAGCTGTTCAATCGACAGAACAATTTCTTTGTTAATATAGAATAATAGGAACAATATTGTTTTATGCATAATAGTTGTATAATATTATGTAAGATGCATCTTATTAGGGTACTCAAAAGACGAAAATAGTTTACTTCTATATGGAATGAATATTTATTGTATTTTATATAAAAAGTTAAGGATGAGCGCGATAAAAAGGCAATATTTTTACTAAAATATAACAAAAATAGGATAATTTTTGGCTATTCTAACGGAAATGTATATCTTTGCATCAGAATGTCGGAGATGACATTAGAACTAACTATGTAAACGTTATCTTAATCTACAAGCAGCTGAGAGAATTCTCAGTGACATGTAAATGTCAAAGTACAGTAAATGATGAGCCCCTTGTTTGATAAGCAATTATCAAACAAGGGGCTCAGTTCTTTTGATGTTTTGTTAGTTGACTGGTGTTAGTTCACCAGTACGTGAGTCAATGATAAAGCCACGTACTGCAACGTCTTTGGGTACGAGTGGATGCTGTTGAACAGCCTTGACCGTACGGCGTACACTTGCCTCTGTGTCATGAAATCCGTCCAAATATTCGTTTAGATTAACCTGCTGTCCAGCTTCTTTGATAGCTTCTTCTGTGATTCCACGCTCACGCATCAAATGAAGAAAATGATCTGCATTCATGTCGCAAGCACCACAACCAGAGTGATGAATAATCATAATCTCTTGACAACCTAATTCATAGATAGCCACAAGAAGGGAACGCATCACAGAGTCGTAGGGGGTAAGAATGGTTCCGCCAGCAACCTTAATAATCTTTGCATCACCATTTCTCAAGCCGAGAGCATTAGGTAGAAGCTTTGTCAGACGGGTATCCATGCAGCTGACAATAGCTAACTTCATGTCTGGTTGACCTGATGTAATAAAAGGTTCGTAGCCTTGTACAGCCACGAACCTTTTGTTATAAGAAAGTATCTGATCTATCATAATTGAATCATTATTTTACTACTTTTCCACGATAATATGTGTCAAATGCATCTTCTGCATATCCATCTTTGAGTACTTTGAAGCTGGAACTTCTGGCGTCATTAATCTTTCTACCCATATAATATACTTCGAAGGTGTCTTTACCATATCCCCAGCCTAAGTCCTTAAAGCTACTTGCACGGTCGCTAATCTTTCTACCATTGTAAAGAACTGCATTAGAAGTAACGACGTAACCTTCATTATAATAAGGGTCGTACTCATCACGAGGATTAACTGGATAGTCATCAGAATAATCGCCTGGATAGCCACCTTGATAAACACTTCCTGGTACCTTAAGACGGAAGGTCATTGGGTCAACGAATGGAAGAATCTGTCCTTCAAAATAAACGTTATATCTATCTTTTGCATAACCATACCCAAGATCTACGAAGGTACGTATGTCTATTCCCATAACTGGTTGACGACCATAGAATACACCTTTCTTATTGAAAGAGTAAGGACGTACTTGACGTGAAGACTGTGCTGAAACATTGAGTGCAAAGGCTGCCAAAAGGACTACGCAACTTAGGCGAAGCTGGCGATAAAAGTTCTTCTTTTCCATAATCATCGATTTTATTTGTTATTATCTTAATTGTTATGTCGCAAAGATAATAGGAATAAATTACTTACCTTGTGGAATTACCCTAAAAGAGATTAGGGGAATACCTTTTTGTCAGTCGGGACTTCCGATATGAAGAACTGTACCTTGAAATGTGTAGAATCTTCCATGCATATCGTTGAGTGAGCTATTTACTTCTTAATTATTGAGAAGTTCTTTGCGTAGAATAGGGTTGAGGCTGTTAAGCAAGTTCAGCCAACTCTAACCAGCGAAGTTCTAACTCGTCCAGTTCCTCCTTTAAGATTGGTAGACGTTTGCTCTTTTCTGTAAGTTCGTCTACAGATAGATTACCAGAGCAGAGTTCTTCTTCAAGTTGTTGTTTCTCGTCTTCTAATTGTGCAATCTTATCAGAAAGCTGTTCGTATTCCCGCTTCTCCTTGAAGGACATCTTACGCTTTGTGTTGTTACGATAATCCTTCTTCTGTTCGTTTGCTGTTGGGCTACTATTCTTTGTAGGTTTTTGCTGTTCTTCTTCCTTAGACTTCATCTTTTGGTAATCACGGAATTGCGTGTAGTTACCTGGGAAGTCTTGAATCTCTCCTTCACCTTTGAAAACTAAGAGATGGTCAACAACCTTATCCATAAAATATCGGTCGTGTGATACCACGATGACACAGCCGGGGAAGTCTTGAAGATATTCTTCAAGAATCTGTAAAGTCTGGATATCCAAATCGTTGGTAGGCTCATCGAGGACTAAGAAGTTCGGATTTTTCATCAAAACCGTACAGAGATAGAGCTTGCGTTTCTCTCCACCAGAGAGCTTATACACATAGTTGTGCTGTTGTTCTGGTGAGAAGAGGAAGTAGTTGAGGAACTGTGAAGCCGTCATGTGCTTCCCTCCTCCAAGGTCGATATAGTCTGCTATGTCTGTGATAATATCAATAACTTTTTGATCATCACGGAACTTTAAGCCTTCTTGTGAGAAATAACCAAAGCGAACAGTCTCACCAATATCAAACTTACCACTATCAGGTGCAACCTCTCCGAGTAACATCTTTACAAAGGTAGACTTACCAGTACCATTGTTACCAACAATACCCATCTTCTCAAAACGTGAGAAGTTATAGTAGAAGTCGTTCAGTATTATCTTGTCATCAAACCTCTTTGAGACATATTGACACTCAAAGATTTTACTTCCGATATACACACTTGACGACTTCAAGCGCACCTGTCGTTCTTCAATTCGCTGCTTAGCCTTTGCTTCCAATTCGTAGAAAGCTTCCTCGCGATAGCGTGCTTTGTGGCCACGAGCTTGTGGCATACGGCGCATCCACTCTAACTCCGTACGATAGAGGTTGTTTGCACGTGCAATCTCAGCGCGGGTATTGTCTATTCTCTCTTGACGTTTCTCTAAGTAATAAGAGTAATTGCCACGATAGGTATATATCGTGTTGTTGTCTAATTCTAAGATGGTATTACACACGTTATCAAGGAAATAACGGTCGTGTGTCACCATAAAGATAGTCTTGTTACCACGAGAAAGATAGCCTTCTAACCATTCAATCATCTCTAAATCAAGGTGGTTGGTAGGCTCGTCAAGTATGAGGAAGTCTGGTTCTAAGATAAGAACATTTGCCAAAGCAACACGCTTCTGCTGTCCACCACTCAGTTGTCCCATTGGCTGATCTAAGTCATAGAGCTTCAGCATGGTGAGGATTTGTTTCGCCTTTAGAAGTCTTTCAGGATTTCCTTCATGGTTGAAACAAGCATCCAATACGCTTTCTTCTGGGTCGAAATGAGGACTTTGCTCTAACATTCCCACTCGCAAGTTATTGCGATAGATGATAGAACCGCTGTCATAACCCTCTTTTCCAGTAAGAATAGAGAGTAGAGTAGACTTTCCCGTACCGTTTTGAGCAACGAGACCAACATGCTGTCCTTCTGCAATAGAGAAAGAGATGTCCTTAAAAAGAACCTGTGCACCGAAACTCTTTGTTAGATTTTGGACATCAAGATAGGGTATCTGCGCCATAAGTCCTATTCTAAAGTCTTATTGATTTCGTCTATATACTCCAGTACCTCATCTCTTCCAGTCTTGTTCTCAGCAGATGTGATGAAGTAAGGTGGGAGAACTTCCCATCTGTCTTGTAGCTTCTTCATCCAGAGAAGGGCGTTTGACTTAGCCTTTGCAGGTGATAGCTTGTCTGCTTTCGTAAAGATAATAGAGAAAGGAACATTGCTTTCACCTAACCAATCAACAAACTCACGGTCTATCTTCTGCTGTTCATGGCGGATATCAATCAGTACAAATACGTTCACGAGTTGTTTGCGTTGGAGGATATATTGGGCAATCATTTGCTCCAACTTATTTCTTACAGTCTTTGAACTTTTGGCATATCCATAGCCAGGAAGGTCTACTAAATACCACTCATTATTGATGATAAAATGATTGATAAGTAGCGTCTTACCTGGTTTTGATGAGGTTTTAGCCAAGCCCTTATGGTTACAAAGCATATTGATAAGGCTTGATTTTCCTACATTTGATCGTCCAATAAAAGCATATTCTGCCTTTGTATCTTCTGGACACTTTGACAATGAAGGCGAAGATATAGTGAATTCTGAATTTTTAATAATCATATTTTGAAGAGTAAGTGTTATAACAGCTTTTCCTGCAAAGTTACTAAAAAGTTAATAGCTATGAATGGTCAGTTGATAGTTTTTTCGTATTTTTGCAGAAAATATACTGCACTCGGCAAAGTTGAAGCAAGCTTCCTTTGCTCTCGTTTGCGTTATTTTTGCAGAAAATATGCTGCACTCGGCAAGGTGAGAGCAAGCTTTCTTAGCTATTGCTGATGTGTTTGTAGAAAACTAATGTGTAAATGAAACAAATCAACTGGGGATTTATTGGCTGTGGTGAGGTGACAGAAAAGAAGTCTGGACCTGCGTTCAACGAAGTAATGGGTTCGCATGTTGTCGCTGTGTTTAGCCGTAGCGAGTTAAAAGCACGTTCGTATGCTGAGCGTCAAGGTATTCGTAAATGGTACACAGATGCACAGGCTTTGGTGGATGATCCTGACGTAAATGCCATCTATATTGCTACACCTCCTTCTGCCCATGCAACCTTTGCTATCATGGCAATGCGTGCTGGAAAGCCTTGTTATATAGAGAAGCCTTTGGCGGCTTCTTACGAGGATTGCGTGCGTATTAATCGTGTATCAGAGCAGACGGGAGTACCATGTTTTGTCGCTTATTATCGTCGTTATCTCCCTTACTTCAAGAAGGTAAAAGAGATAGTTGATAGTGGTGAAATTGGTAAGATTCTTACTGTGCAAGTGCGTTTTGCCGTTCCTCCACGCGATTTGGATTACGAACAGAACGTACAACTACCATGGCGACTGCAATCACATATCTCAGGTGGCGGATATTTTTACGACCTTGCCCCTCACCAGCTTGACCTTCTACAGAATTTGTTTGGTGTTATTGTCAAGGCACATGGCTATACAGCTAACCGTGCAGGGCTTTACAACCTTGAAGACACAGTAAATGCAGTATTCCGTTTTGAGAATGGTTTGACAGGTAGTGGTGCTTGGTGCTTTGCTGCTCATGAGAGTGCACGTGAGGACCGTATAGAGATTTACGGCTCAAAAGGTAGACTATCCTTTTCTGTTTATACTTATGCACCAATCCATCTGTGTACCAGTGAGGGCGAAAGAGATATCGAGGTTGCTAATCCTCCATACGTCCAACTACCGATTATTAAGTCTGTTATCGAGGATATGCAGGGATATGGTGCCTGCGATTGTACGAGTATCAGTGCAACACCAACCAACTGGGTGATGGATCGTATCCTTGGAAAGATATAAGTAAAAGCCTATATGGCGTATGTATTCAATTAATTATTCACATGAAGCTAACTTTCAACGACTCCCTGTTTCTATGTATTCTTCTATTGTTGATAGGAGGAACAAAGGCGCATGCGTTATCTACTACGACCACATCTGATAATAGAGTAGTGATAAAAGACAGTAAGGACAGCATTTTTGTAAAGCAGCTGATAGACTCTGTTCGTTGGATGCGTGCAGGTGAGCCTGCACGTTTGTTTAAGCAAAAGATAGGCAGAAGCGGTAGCTTCTTTGACCATTTCAATGCGATAGACACTTCTTACATTGAGCCTCAGAAGTATAACTTTGCTTTTATGTTGCAAAATACAAATACATACGAGGTTTATCGTTTGAGTAGTTCTAATGAACAAAGTATCACCTTTGCACCTGAAGCAACGGTGCGAATAGGCCCTTATTTCGGTTGGCGTTGGATATTCTTGGGTTACACACTTTATATAAAGCACTTAGACTTCTGGAACAAGAACAATAATTCTCGACAAGAGTATGATTTAAGTCTGTATAGCTCAATGCTGGGACTCGATATTTATTATCGTAAGACAGGTAATGATTATAAAATCAGACAGTTGTATCTTGGGAAGGATATTAATACGGATGCAATTCGTGGTACTGACTTTGGTGGATTGACTTCAACCATTAAGGGTTTCAATCTTTATTATATCTTCAATCATCGTCGATTCTCTTATCCAGCAGCTTTCAGCCAGAGTACGATACAACGTCGTTCTGCGGGTAGTCCTCTGTTGGGTATAGGATATACACAGCATAGCCTTGATGTCAATTGGGGGGAACTTAATAGAGTCATCTCAAATCGTCTTGGTAGCCAGGTTCCTACTAATCCAATAGACAGTACATTGATGTTTAGTGAGGTTAAGTACACTGATATTTCTATCAGTGGTGGTTATGCTTATAACTGGGTTTTTGCTCGAAATTGGGTCTTGGCAGGTTCACTTTCCTTAGCCTTAGCTCATAAACGTAGTAAGGGAGATGTTACGCATAGAAGCTTCTCTATCAACGATTTTAAGTTTAATAATATCAATGTTGATGGTATTGGACGCTTTGGTGTGGTGTGGAACAATAGTAAATGGTATGTTGGTACGAGTACAATTCTTCATGCCTATAATTATCGTCGCAGTAACTTCTCAACTAATAACTTCTTTGGAAGTGTAAACCTCTATGCAGGTTTTAACTTTGGAAGAAAGAAGGAGAATTAGAATACATATTGTTAGCTTATCAGTACGCTAATAATATGTCTTTTTTCGAATTAAGACTTATTAATATGACACTAAAATATTCACTTATATTCTTAGCTCTCTTTGCTTTCTCAGCTTGTGGAGCAAAGACTGAACGGAAAGCAAAGACACAGCCGGTTGCTGATACTATTGTGATATCAGAGCAGATCTCAAGTGCTGTTTCTGAAGTATCTGCAGCCGAACAGAATGACACACTACCTACCTATATCGACAGTTATACAAAGGCTGATAGTGCTTTGGTTTGTCAGTTGTTACAAGAGTTCGTGCCACAGCGACAGCAACTTACGAATGATCAGCTTATTATAAAGATTGCACGAAAGTTTATTGGAGTGCCATATATTGCTCATACCTTGGATATAAACGAGGATGAGAAATTGGTTATTAATCTTCATGGATTAGATTGTACGACATACGTTGAGGCTGTTACAGCTCTTGCGCTATGTACAAAGAAGGGCGAAACACGTTTCTCTGATTATGTTCGTCAGTTAGAACAAATACGCTATCGTGACGGTAAGATGAGTTATATAAATCGTCTACACTATTTTCACTGGTGGTTGGAAGATAATGAACGAATGGGCTTTGTCAGAGAGATAGATACGCCTAATCCTCCTTTCACAGCTGTTCAGACCTTGAAAATCAACTATATGAGTCTGAATGCAAGACTATATGATATGTTGAAGAACAATCCTGAGCGTGTGGCTGAACTTAAGAAGTTGGAGGATGCTACCAATGGAACAAAGCTACGCTATATCCCTAAGAACTTGCTTAACAATAGTAAACTACTTCGGGAGGTGATCCATGATGGTGACATTCTTGCGATTGTTACGAGTAAGCGAGAGTTGGATACAACACATCTTGGTTTTGCAATATGGCACAAGGATGGACTCCATCTCATGAATGCCTCTAATCTTAGGAAGAACGGTAATAAGGTTGTTGACCCAGTAGAGACGCTCTATAATTATATGATGGCTCGTCCAGCTAATCTTGGAATACGTGTTGTGCGTATTCAATAACCTTGCGGATAGCATAAAAAACAATCTCTCCTTCAAGTTTGTCATTTGTTTTAATGCGACAAGCGATGGCACTAAAGAGCTTGTTTTATCCTCTTTTATACTTGTGCGGACGCTTCGCACGGGTGGTGCGGAGGCTTAGCACGAGTGGTGCGGAGGCTTAGCACCATTGTAAGATGTCATTAGGAAAAAGATAACTTATTGTTAGACGATGGATAGTACATGAGAGAATCGTCCCTTTAAGTTTATCAAACATCTATAAATAAAAAAGCTCTGGCAGAGATTTTAATAGTCCTGCCAGAGCATTTTCTTACTTTTTCATCTTAGCCTTGCGGGCATACTCAAAGAGTGCTGCAGGTAGATGGCAATAGCCAGTTGGGTTTTTGTCAAGATAATCTTGATGATATTCTTCTGCTGTATAGAAGTTCTTGAGCGGTTTCACCTCAACGGCAATCTTTCCGTTGATGTGTTTCTGCTCCTCTTCAAACACCTTTTTGATCGTTGGGAGGTCGGCTGGGTCGGTGTAGTAAACGCCTGTGCGATATTGACTACCACGGTCGTTTCCTTGCTTGTTTACACTTGTTGGGTCGATAGACTTAAAGTATAAGCCTAACAAGAACTCCAAACTGATAACCTTAGGGTCGTAGGTGATGTGTACAGCCTCGGCAAACTGTGTCTTATCTGTACATACTTCTTCATACGTTGGGTTCTTTATAATACCGTTGGCATAGCCCACTTCGGTAGCCGTAACGCCTTCTATCTGTTTGAGGTAATGTTCTGTTCCCCAGAAACAACCACCTGCTACATAAATTTCTTTCATTGGTCTAACTAATTTTATATAGGCTCCGTAGCCTTTCGCTTTCATCTCTTCAAGTGGGATGAAACGTAACGAAGCACTGTTGATACAATATCTTTTGCCCCCAGTCGCTGCTGGTCCGTCATCAAAGACGTGTCCTAAATGTGCTTTACCAGTCTTGCTTCGCACTTCCGTACGCAACATTCCGTGCGATGTATCAGTGTGGTTTGTAACGACTTTTTTGTCGATTGGCTTTGAAAAGGCAGGCCAACCGCAGCCTGAATCAAACTTATCAGTAGACGAGAAAAGCGGTTCGCCCGTTGTGATATCTACATAGATTCCCTCTCTGAACTCATGGTCATACTCGTTGGTGAAAGGTCGTTCGGTGGCAGCCTGCTGTGTTACAGCATACTGTTCGGGAGTAAGCACCTTTCGTAATGTGGCATCGTCTGGACGTGTAAATTTTGTCTTAGGAGCGATGATAGAATCTGTTTGTGTCATAGCTGTCTTTGTTTTGCTTGTGCAAGATGCTGTTCCCGTTATTAATAAGCCACAAGTTGCGGCTTCAACAAAGGTCGGAAGAATTAGCGTGCACAATATGGATAAAATGTTACGCATAGTTTGTAGTGTTTATAAATGTGATTAATAAAAAGTCAAGAGATAACAAAGGGTGTATCAAAATCCGATTTACTGGATTCTGAAACACCCTTCTTTATATTCTTTTTGTTTACTGCTTCTGCAAGAAACGGTCAACTTCAATAGCTGCCATTGCACCTGTACCAGCTGCTACGACACCCTGACGATAGGTTGGGTCTGCCACGTCACCCGCAGCAAAAACACCCTCAATATTGGTTGCTGTAGACTTTGGCTTTGTGATGATGAAGCCGTGATCGTCCATCTCTAACTGACCTTTGAAGAGGTCGGTGTTAGGAGTGTGACCAATAGCCAAGAAGAAACCATCGATGTTGATATCGAATTTCTCCTCGTTCTCCTCACCCTTGAAGCGTACCAAATGTGCTCCCTCTACACCATCTTCACCAAAGAGACCGAGTGTATTGGTGTTATAAAGAATCTCAATATTCTCCTTCTCGGTCACACGCTTACGCATAATCTCTGCCGCACGCAACTGAGGTTTACGTACAATCATATAAACCTTCTTTGCCAAACCAGAGAGATACATAGCCTCCTCGCAAGCAGTGTCACCACCACCAACAACGGCTACGGTGCGCTTACGATAGAAGAAACCGTCGCAAGTAGCACATGCACTCACACCCTGACCACGGTATTTCTCCTCATCAGGCAAGCCCAAGTACTTTGCACTTGCACCTGTTGCGATGATTACTGTTTCAGCTTCAATCTGGTTGCCACGCTCATCTTCGAGGTGGAAAGGACGACTACTGAGGTCTGCCTTTACGATAGAACCATCACGAAGATCGGCACCATAGAGCTTAGCCTGCTCACGCATCTCTGACATCAGTTGGTTTGCATCAATTCCTTCGTGGAAGCCTGGGAAGTTTTCTACAATGGTTGTGGTAGTCAACTGACCACCAGGTTGTAGACCAGAATAGAGTACTGGCTGGAGATTAGCACGTCCAGCATAAATCGCAGCAGTGTAACCTGCAGGGCCGCTACCAATTATAAGGGTTTTTACTTTTTCCATATCAATATATTGTATGTTGCCCCTTGAATAGGACTTAACTCCTAAGTGGGGGCTTGATTAATATTTTTATACTTATTACAGAACAAACATTGTGCCAAAGAGTCGTGCTCGTTATTATTCCATTGGGAATAAGCCAAAGAGTCGGTCATCAATCATATCTGTGACACGTTTGAAGTCTTGTGGGTTGTCTTGGAAGTCTGTTGTGTCACCATCGACAATCATCAGATGTCCTTTGTAGGTCTTAATCCATTCCTCATAACGCTCGTTGAGGCCACGAAGATAGTCTATACGCATTGTCTGTTCGTAGTCACGGCCACGCTGTTGGATGTGATCGATGAGTCGAGGGATAGAACAACGGATGTAAATCATCAAGTCTGGCAGCTTTACCAATGAGAGCATCAAGTCGAAGAGGTCGGTGTAATTATTAAAATCACGCTCTGACATTAATCCCATATCATAGAGGTTCGGTGCAAAGATACGTGCATCCTCGAAGATAGTACGGTCTTGGATAATCGTGTCCTTTGATTGTGAAATCTCTACAACATCGCGAAAACGCTTGTTGAGGAAGTAAATCTGCAGATTGAACGACCAACGAGTCATGTCAGCATAGTAGTCTTCCAAATACGGGTTGTTGTCAACTGGCTCGAAATGAGCTTTCCATCCGTAACGTTTCGCGAGCATCTTGGTGAGTGTAGTCTTACCAGCTCCAATATTTCCAGCGATTGCTATATGCATAATATGTGTGTATCTAATTGCCCACCTCACGCCCACCTCTTATCGTAGGTGTGGTTAGCGTCGGTGCTGAGGGCATGTGATTTCTTGTTAGTTTGTTTATGTTAATTCCCTTTCAGTACTTTAAGTGCCTGCTTTTTGAGCAAGGAAGGGATTCCTTTGTGAGTATCTTAGAACAATCCGAAGAGCTCTCTGTCAATCTTGTCAGTAATGAAACCAAAGTCTTTCGGGCGATGTTGATAATCGAGGTTGTCGACATCAATCGTCAGAACACGCCCTTTATACTTCTCTTTGATAAACTCTTCATAGCGTTTGTTGAGGTTCTCAAGATAATCCAAAGGCATCTTTTGCTCATACTCTCGTCCACGTTTCTCAATGTTAGAAACAAGGTGACTGACTGAAGCACGAAGATAAATCATTAGGTCGGGGAAGCGAACAGCATCCGTCATGTCTTCGAATAACTCCATATAGGTTTCATAGTCGCGGTCGTCAAGATTACCCATAGCATAGT of the Prevotella melaninogenica genome contains:
- a CDS encoding bifunctional methionine sulfoxide reductase B/A protein → MRNILSILCTLILPTFVEAATCGLLITGTASCTSKTKTAMTQTDSIIAPKTKFTRPDDATLRKVLTPEQYAVTQQAATERPFTNEYDHEFREGIYVDITTGEPLFSSTDKFDSGCGWPAFSKPIDKKVVTNHTDTSHGMLRTEVRSKTGKAHLGHVFDDGPAATGGKRYCINSASLRFIPLEEMKAKGYGAYIKLVRPMKEIYVAGGCFWGTEHYLKQIEGVTATEVGYANGIIKNPTYEEVCTDKTQFAEAVHITYDPKVISLEFLLGLYFKSIDPTSVNKQGNDRGSQYRTGVYYTDPADLPTIKKVFEEEQKHINGKIAVEVKPLKNFYTAEEYHQDYLDKNPTGYCHLPAALFEYARKAKMKK
- the trxB gene encoding thioredoxin-disulfide reductase — translated: MEKVKTLIIGSGPAGYTAAIYAGRANLQPVLYSGLQPGGQLTTTTIVENFPGFHEGIDANQLMSEMREQAKLYGADLRDGSIVKADLSSRPFHLEDERGNQIEAETVIIATGASAKYLGLPDEEKYRGQGVSACATCDGFFYRKRTVAVVGGGDTACEEAMYLSGLAKKVYMIVRKPQLRAAEIMRKRVTEKENIEILYNTNTLGLFGEDGVEGAHLVRFKGEENEEKFDINIDGFFLAIGHTPNTDLFKGQLEMDDHGFIITKPKSTATNIEGVFAAGDVADPTYRQGVVAAGTGAMAAIEVDRFLQKQ
- a CDS encoding deoxynucleoside kinase; the encoded protein is MHIAIAGNIGAGKTTLTKMLAKRYGWKAHFEPVDNNPYLEDYYADMTRWSFNLQIYFLNKRFRDVVEISQSKDTIIQDRTIFEDARIFAPNLYDMGLMSERDFNNYTDLFDLMLSLVKLPDLMIYIRCSIPRLIDHIQQRGRDYEQTMRIDYLRGLNERYEEWIKTYKGHLMIVDGDTTDFQDNPQDFKRVTDMIDDRLFGLFPME
- a CDS encoding deoxynucleoside kinase: MHIAIAGNIGSGKTTLTTMLAKRYGWKPRFESVDYNPYLEDYYKDIKRWSFPMEVFFLKERFKDLLEISRNDESVVQDRSIYEGVYVFTENNYAMGNLDDRDYETYMELFEDMTDAVRFPDLMIYLRASVSHLVSNIEKRGREYEQKMPLDYLENLNKRYEEFIKEKYKGRVLTIDVDNLDYQHRPKDFGFITDKIDRELFGLF